A part of Vibrio sp. B1FLJ16 genomic DNA contains:
- a CDS encoding DUF3334 family protein, whose product MKKNKVVTNEDILLKLCQSVSGVLTTATSSQVSYSAMVQKINKTSLKPDFGCFVLFDGGFSGLVVINFTAKAALEIYTNYMRNMGMPEEELAISHTSDEVADVLGELMNQLVGDFTNKIRKELQTNITQNQPKMLALNKQVILQVDTNLDRPQARRVTFSTANNNIFYLELAMDKTEFIQLEEFEIAEDENPDDILEATRKEMSEKQAHSTNTKDDADDLLDQLGL is encoded by the coding sequence ATGAAAAAGAATAAAGTAGTAACCAATGAAGATATTCTTCTGAAACTTTGCCAGTCTGTTTCTGGCGTACTTACCACAGCAACCTCTTCGCAAGTAAGCTATTCCGCAATGGTGCAAAAGATCAACAAAACCAGCCTCAAGCCCGATTTTGGTTGTTTTGTTCTGTTTGATGGCGGCTTCAGCGGCTTAGTTGTGATTAATTTTACTGCTAAAGCAGCCCTCGAGATTTACACCAACTACATGCGCAATATGGGAATGCCTGAAGAGGAACTGGCAATCTCGCATACCTCAGATGAAGTTGCTGATGTGCTTGGTGAACTGATGAACCAATTAGTAGGTGATTTCACCAACAAAATCCGCAAAGAGTTACAAACTAACATCACGCAAAATCAGCCTAAAATGCTGGCACTCAATAAACAGGTGATCTTGCAGGTAGACACCAATCTTGATCGCCCTCAGGCCCGCCGTGTTACCTTCTCTACGGCCAACAACAACATCTTTTATCTTGAACTGGCGATGGACAAGACCGAATTCATTCAACTTGAAGAGTTTGAAATCGCTGAAGACGAGAACCCAGATGACATTTTGGAAGCAACACGTAAAGAAATGTCAGAAAAACAAGCTCATAGTACAAACACAAAAGATGATGCTGATGACTTACTAGACCAACTAGGCTTGTAA
- a CDS encoding OmpA family protein: MNKLTIAAALVLALTGCQATQRQNATTGEYETNSTTLGAITGAVAGAAIGLATGDNADERRKRALIGAAAGGATGAGVGYYFDQQEAALRQQLLNSGVQVQRVGENQLMLRMENGIGFGSDSYQLDSGIHNTLRGVARILVEYPDTSLVIDGYTDSTGGESHNQTLSERRAESVRQFLVSQGVASGRAIARGYGERNPICSNSTKEGRACNRRVEIQILPLK; the protein is encoded by the coding sequence TTGAATAAGCTGACTATTGCAGCGGCATTAGTGCTCGCTCTTACGGGCTGTCAAGCCACTCAACGCCAAAACGCCACGACTGGTGAATACGAAACTAACTCAACCACACTGGGTGCCATTACTGGTGCCGTTGCTGGTGCAGCAATCGGGTTAGCAACTGGTGATAATGCCGATGAACGACGTAAACGCGCCTTAATCGGTGCGGCTGCTGGCGGCGCAACAGGCGCTGGCGTCGGTTATTACTTTGACCAACAGGAAGCCGCTCTGCGCCAACAACTACTGAACTCAGGTGTTCAGGTACAGCGTGTCGGTGAAAACCAACTTATGCTTCGTATGGAAAATGGTATTGGCTTTGGATCAGATTCATACCAACTGGATTCTGGTATCCACAACACCCTTCGTGGTGTCGCGCGTATTCTTGTTGAATATCCGGATACAAGCCTTGTAATCGATGGCTACACCGACAGCACAGGCGGTGAATCTCACAACCAGACTCTGTCTGAAAGACGCGCAGAATCGGTGCGTCAGTTCCTTGTATCACAGGGAGTTGCATCGGGTCGCGCAATCGCTCGTGGCTACGGTGAGCGTAACCCTATTTGTTCCAACAGCACAAAAGAAGGCCGCGCTTGTAACCGCCGCGTCGAGATCCAGATCTTGCCTCTGAAATAA
- a CDS encoding transporter, whose product MNQQQKTCIEFDYTSFLGATASKKWTFADALDTIAPIFGLMWKNNLAELSKPEDRLWQAALKDLSSGHSDESNLLKLTRLAKHEGIDELRVAMPYSLDAKQIEYIESRGHLKIDASEQDVLTLKF is encoded by the coding sequence GTGAACCAGCAACAAAAGACATGCATTGAATTCGACTACACTAGTTTTCTAGGGGCAACAGCAAGTAAAAAGTGGACCTTCGCAGATGCACTTGACACCATTGCTCCCATTTTTGGTTTAATGTGGAAAAATAATCTGGCTGAACTGAGTAAGCCAGAAGATCGCTTATGGCAAGCTGCGTTAAAGGACTTATCATCGGGTCATAGTGATGAATCCAACTTGCTTAAGTTAACGCGCTTAGCGAAGCACGAGGGGATAGATGAACTTCGTGTTGCCATGCCGTATTCCCTGGACGCCAAACAAATCGAGTACATTGAGTCTCGGGGTCACTTAAAAATTGATGCATCAGAGCAAGACGTACTGACTCTAAAATTTTAA
- a CDS encoding phosphoribosylaminoimidazolesuccinocarboxamide synthase — MSLANQVLAVNDDLPIRTHKPVHSGKVRSVYWLTEEDSARLIKEKGYDVAPDAPLAIMVISDRISAFDCIWHGEGGLKGVPGKGAALNAISNHWFKLFKDNGLADSHILDIPHPFVWIVQKAKPVKIEAICRKYITGSMWRAYANGEREFCGIQLPEGLEKDKALPDLLMTPSTKGILKGIPGVPEADDVNITRQNIIDNFEAFNFSSAEDIALYEKLLKEGFNVISGALESIDQIFVDTKFEFGYVQDAAGNEKLIYMDEVGTPDSSRIWDAKEYQAGNIVENSKEGFRQFLLNHFPDPDILLNKERMPEREALARDNDLPVESLMDISKTYIGIAEKITGKPINLSENPKAEIIEVLSKEYGLID; from the coding sequence ATGAGCCTTGCCAATCAAGTACTTGCCGTCAATGACGACCTGCCAATTCGCACTCACAAACCCGTACATAGCGGAAAAGTTCGTTCAGTTTACTGGTTAACTGAAGAAGACAGCGCCCGCCTGATCAAAGAAAAAGGATATGACGTAGCTCCAGACGCGCCATTGGCGATCATGGTGATCAGTGATCGCATTTCTGCTTTTGATTGTATTTGGCATGGCGAAGGCGGTCTGAAGGGCGTGCCGGGTAAAGGGGCCGCATTAAACGCAATCTCTAACCACTGGTTTAAGCTGTTTAAAGATAATGGCCTGGCTGACAGCCACATCTTAGATATTCCTCACCCGTTTGTTTGGATCGTTCAAAAAGCGAAACCCGTTAAAATTGAAGCAATTTGCCGCAAATACATTACGGGGTCGATGTGGCGTGCATACGCAAACGGTGAACGCGAGTTCTGCGGAATTCAACTACCTGAAGGTCTGGAAAAAGACAAAGCCCTACCTGATCTTTTGATGACACCGTCAACTAAAGGCATTTTAAAAGGTATTCCCGGCGTACCGGAAGCGGATGACGTTAACATTACTCGCCAGAATATCATTGATAACTTTGAAGCATTTAACTTCTCAAGTGCAGAAGACATCGCACTGTACGAAAAGCTATTAAAAGAAGGCTTTAACGTTATCAGTGGCGCATTAGAGTCGATTGACCAGATCTTTGTCGATACCAAGTTCGAATTCGGTTATGTACAAGATGCTGCTGGTAACGAGAAGCTGATATACATGGATGAAGTGGGCACGCCTGATTCTTCACGTATTTGGGATGCGAAAGAATACCAGGCTGGTAACATCGTTGAGAACTCAAAAGAAGGCTTCCGTCAGTTTCTTTTGAACCACTTCCCTGATCCGGATATCCTGTTAAACAAAGAGCGCATGCCTGAACGTGAAGCGCTTGCCCGCGACAATGATCTGCCAGTTGAGTCGTTGATGGATATTTCTAAAACTTACATCGGCATCGCTGAAAAGATTACAGGTAAGCCAATTAACCTAAGCGAAAACCCGAAAGCAGAAATTATCGAAGTGCTCAGCAAAGAATACGGGTTGATTGACTGA
- a CDS encoding DUF2786 domain-containing protein, translating into MDKQKALKKIAKCLELGNSANVNEAANAIKMAHRLMLKYGLDKDDIEFIKMGKTQSSHLLPSNVSSTLLRVIRGINTKFGVEAVLLNHKGLKRVEFIGEADRAIFAAFAFDIIYREMNESTGQFRNSFAGSGTSATEVTRRVNSFVSGWVEGAIEKLPIISPDEESANKINDYIDKEFKNIDRETFKKQLKEAMKNLTEDYEVGLKKGRKVSVNRGVGGEQARKMLGNKVE; encoded by the coding sequence ATGGATAAACAAAAAGCTCTGAAAAAAATCGCCAAGTGTTTAGAACTGGGTAATTCTGCTAACGTCAATGAGGCCGCAAATGCCATCAAGATGGCGCATCGCCTTATGCTCAAATATGGTCTGGATAAAGACGATATTGAGTTTATCAAAATGGGAAAAACCCAATCCTCCCATTTGTTGCCTTCAAACGTTAGTTCCACTCTCTTGCGAGTAATCCGCGGTATTAATACCAAATTTGGCGTTGAGGCAGTTCTGCTGAATCACAAAGGGCTTAAGCGTGTCGAATTTATCGGTGAAGCTGATCGAGCAATATTCGCAGCGTTCGCATTCGATATTATCTATCGCGAGATGAACGAAAGTACCGGCCAATTCCGCAATAGTTTTGCCGGTAGCGGTACCTCTGCCACGGAGGTGACCCGTCGAGTTAATTCGTTTGTTTCAGGTTGGGTCGAAGGTGCCATAGAAAAGCTGCCTATTATCTCTCCAGACGAAGAGTCGGCCAATAAAATCAACGACTATATCGACAAAGAATTCAAAAACATCGATCGCGAAACCTTCAAGAAACAGCTAAAAGAAGCGATGAAAAACCTCACTGAAGACTATGAAGTCGGTTTAAAGAAAGGCCGAAAAGTGTCTGTAAATCGAGGGGTTGGTGGTGAACAAGCAAGAAAAATGCTGGGTAATAAAGTAGAATAA
- a CDS encoding J domain-containing protein: MSIRTIVFGLILSAGLSGNLCASQTPTSPEQQFQYAQQSATNSKEEVRYWLEQSAKQGYLPAQKQLARDFESGLTGPASSSLAIYWLTSIALNDPQDHGYLLASYLEKNQKDISINELIEAWYQLSSIHNPQAEAAYNQLLEQRFDQLRAKQVSEIEELDKKSVVQHELLPRSDEEPYISQLKPLMAFGIMSLIAGVGWIGYRRQRDTQLVRSAREATQTQQLDMKIKELEFTNKQLKRQLEKVFREFKKTKSQSDNHKFELACAIFGYTPQTLPESKAIKLRYRQLSKLYHPDSRGSEEEMKRLNQAFRLITQNVTNS; the protein is encoded by the coding sequence ATGTCTATCAGAACTATTGTTTTTGGCTTAATCTTAAGTGCTGGTCTTTCTGGCAACCTATGCGCATCTCAGACACCCACCTCCCCGGAACAACAATTTCAATACGCTCAGCAATCAGCAACCAACTCGAAAGAAGAGGTACGATACTGGTTAGAACAATCAGCAAAACAGGGATATTTACCAGCGCAAAAGCAGTTAGCACGAGATTTCGAAAGTGGGTTAACAGGCCCGGCATCCTCTTCTCTGGCAATCTACTGGCTCACATCCATCGCATTGAACGACCCACAAGATCACGGTTATTTGCTTGCTAGTTATTTAGAAAAGAATCAGAAAGATATTTCCATTAACGAATTGATCGAAGCCTGGTATCAGCTTTCTTCTATCCATAATCCTCAAGCTGAAGCTGCCTATAACCAGCTACTTGAACAGCGTTTTGACCAATTACGGGCTAAACAAGTATCCGAAATAGAAGAGCTGGATAAAAAATCGGTAGTACAACACGAGCTTCTTCCTCGCTCAGACGAAGAGCCGTATATTTCACAACTTAAGCCTTTAATGGCTTTCGGTATAATGAGCTTAATAGCTGGTGTTGGATGGATTGGCTACAGAAGACAAAGAGATACTCAGCTCGTTCGCTCAGCAAGAGAAGCAACTCAGACCCAACAACTCGACATGAAAATTAAAGAGTTGGAGTTCACAAACAAACAGCTAAAACGCCAATTAGAGAAAGTATTTCGTGAGTTTAAGAAGACAAAGTCTCAATCAGATAACCATAAGTTTGAGCTTGCCTGCGCGATATTTGGTTACACACCACAGACACTCCCTGAATCCAAAGCAATAAAATTGCGTTACCGACAATTATCTAAGCTCTACCACCCTGACTCTCGCGGTAGTGAAGAAGAGATGAAACGCCTGAATCAAGCCTTTCGACTCATTACACAAAATGTTACAAATTCGTAA
- a CDS encoding SulA-like leucine-rich domain-containing protein codes for MQLHGQTQTYSRYNVLAQATQPMDGSEQLLSKLAVLSQQKQWILFTSECPRPNFDQLSASSICCKNVIQMKPSQQLSEVEIVIKAIKSGNASAIVASNSIAPTNQSILRDIGLRYQCEVFFVEGRVNQYH; via the coding sequence ATGCAGCTACACGGTCAAACTCAAACATACTCTCGTTACAATGTACTGGCACAAGCGACTCAACCAATGGACGGTTCTGAGCAGCTTCTTTCTAAGCTCGCTGTTCTGTCACAGCAGAAACAATGGATATTGTTTACTTCCGAGTGCCCTCGTCCCAATTTTGACCAGCTATCTGCTTCCAGTATTTGTTGTAAAAACGTCATTCAGATGAAGCCATCTCAACAGCTTTCTGAAGTCGAGATTGTAATTAAAGCGATTAAATCTGGTAACGCCAGTGCGATAGTTGCCTCCAATAGCATCGCGCCAACAAATCAATCCATATTACGTGACATTGGCCTGCGTTATCAGTGTGAAGTCTTTTTCGTCGAAGGCAGAGTAAATCAGTACCACTAA
- a CDS encoding helicase-related protein has product MSQLPIDSLKAEFDQQLQCSHLVVEAETGSGKSTRLPLWAAQHGRVLVIEPRRIACTSLAEFLAEQSGAPIGDKIGYAIKLHAYFDENTQVVFVTPGVALRWFAEDKLANFDIVMVDEFHERRWDIDLLTALLKQENQHRLIVTSATLEGEKLAKYLDAERLRSEGRCFPVTVTHRSLDSRYLPNKKGCENDVVRAVNEALEDEEGDILVFLPGRKEITQCAQMLQQKSDDVLVVKLHASVSDQERQQALTIQNQRKVVLATNVAETSLTIPNIRVVIDSGLERRTIQRNGRTTLTLVTISKASAAQRMGRAGRVAEGTCIRLYGEHAPLELVTPPELHREELVEPMLAAACCGHKLAELAFLDTIPEKSLHLAFETLQAMNAIDAEGNVTEHGKKVYPLPIDALFADLVTRIQSKAEKEAMIDLAAALSVPAQLYQLQSGEAAEALATEEPAGCDASLLIRVVRGEQLPSVVVDAAVLEEAQGLAKQMRELFELPHLEVASRYKRDALSKAIAALHPELVFVRRERRREALANGRMEMVVGRSSRFADKQEAALVLDSHSVPGRGVKQTLNLASVMMPIPITLIDDLNLGEWQQGETNHDEVTPRATMNLLYAGRVVRTEYQELQGKVAIQPIVEMIEDESLMPGFAPLRKQQIQHWKLYNALGLNQHTAVVSGLESLTFTDWLSEQLQTLGVESVEDIELFEADDLPFEGVPEWEYQDFAERYPLKLFLAELKLDVEYFASRKLVHIIYSEGSRKGDPKRWELPRWPGWRVQYKKASRVVDVK; this is encoded by the coding sequence ATGTCCCAACTACCTATTGATAGCCTAAAAGCCGAGTTTGACCAGCAGCTACAGTGCAGTCACCTCGTGGTGGAAGCCGAAACCGGATCGGGAAAGTCGACACGTTTACCCCTGTGGGCAGCACAACATGGACGAGTTCTGGTCATTGAGCCGCGTCGAATTGCCTGTACATCTTTAGCAGAGTTTCTAGCGGAGCAATCTGGGGCACCGATAGGTGATAAAATTGGGTACGCGATAAAACTTCACGCGTATTTCGATGAAAATACACAAGTAGTATTCGTGACTCCGGGTGTGGCGCTTAGATGGTTCGCAGAAGATAAGTTGGCCAATTTTGATATCGTTATGGTGGACGAGTTCCATGAACGCCGCTGGGATATAGACCTGCTTACTGCGCTTTTAAAACAAGAAAACCAGCATCGTTTGATTGTTACCTCTGCTACGTTAGAAGGTGAAAAGCTAGCTAAATATTTAGACGCCGAACGTCTGAGATCAGAAGGTCGCTGCTTTCCGGTTACTGTAACTCATCGAAGTCTGGATAGCCGATATCTTCCTAATAAAAAAGGGTGCGAAAATGATGTTGTTCGCGCCGTAAATGAAGCGTTAGAAGATGAAGAGGGCGATATCCTGGTTTTCCTACCAGGTCGTAAAGAAATTACTCAGTGTGCCCAAATGCTGCAGCAAAAGTCAGATGATGTGCTGGTGGTCAAACTTCATGCTTCTGTAAGTGACCAGGAACGCCAGCAAGCGTTGACGATTCAAAATCAGCGAAAAGTCGTGCTTGCGACCAATGTTGCAGAAACGTCTTTGACTATCCCAAATATTCGGGTGGTGATTGATAGCGGTTTGGAACGACGCACGATACAGCGAAATGGCCGCACCACATTGACGCTCGTGACGATCTCCAAAGCCAGTGCTGCACAGCGCATGGGGCGTGCCGGGCGCGTAGCAGAAGGGACCTGTATCCGATTGTATGGCGAACATGCACCACTCGAACTGGTAACGCCACCAGAACTCCACCGGGAAGAACTTGTTGAGCCGATGCTTGCGGCAGCGTGTTGCGGGCACAAATTAGCTGAACTGGCTTTCCTGGATACGATTCCTGAAAAATCACTTCACTTGGCTTTTGAAACGTTGCAAGCGATGAATGCCATCGATGCCGAAGGAAATGTCACCGAACACGGCAAAAAAGTTTATCCACTCCCTATTGATGCGCTGTTTGCGGATTTGGTTACCCGTATCCAGTCCAAAGCAGAAAAAGAAGCGATGATCGATCTGGCCGCCGCGCTGTCTGTTCCGGCTCAGCTATATCAACTGCAAAGTGGTGAAGCAGCAGAAGCATTAGCAACTGAGGAGCCTGCGGGGTGTGATGCCTCTTTACTGATTCGTGTGGTTCGCGGGGAGCAATTACCTAGCGTGGTAGTGGACGCCGCGGTTCTGGAAGAAGCACAGGGACTTGCCAAGCAAATGCGCGAGCTGTTTGAACTGCCACATTTGGAAGTCGCTTCCAGATACAAACGTGATGCGTTAAGCAAAGCTATTGCGGCTCTTCACCCCGAGTTAGTGTTTGTGCGTCGAGAGCGTCGCCGTGAAGCCTTGGCTAATGGCAGGATGGAAATGGTCGTCGGCCGTAGTAGTCGCTTTGCCGACAAACAAGAAGCAGCCTTAGTATTAGATAGCCACAGTGTACCTGGTAGGGGAGTCAAGCAGACCCTCAACCTTGCATCTGTGATGATGCCGATCCCTATCACTCTAATCGATGATCTTAACTTAGGAGAATGGCAGCAAGGGGAGACTAATCACGATGAAGTAACTCCACGCGCGACGATGAACTTGCTGTACGCCGGCCGCGTGGTGAGGACGGAATATCAGGAGCTGCAAGGTAAAGTTGCTATTCAACCGATAGTAGAAATGATAGAAGACGAAAGCCTGATGCCGGGCTTTGCACCATTACGTAAACAGCAAATTCAGCATTGGAAACTGTATAACGCACTTGGACTGAATCAACATACTGCGGTTGTTTCCGGGTTGGAATCACTCACGTTTACCGATTGGTTATCTGAGCAGCTTCAGACGCTTGGAGTGGAATCGGTTGAAGATATCGAACTTTTCGAGGCCGATGACCTGCCTTTTGAAGGGGTTCCTGAATGGGAATACCAGGATTTTGCAGAGCGATACCCTTTAAAATTGTTTCTCGCCGAGCTTAAGTTAGATGTTGAGTATTTCGCTTCGCGTAAACTTGTTCACATTATTTATAGTGAAGGCAGTCGGAAAGGCGATCCAAAGCGTTGGGAGCTGCCGCGTTGGCCCGGTTGGCGAGTCCAATATAAAAAAGCCAGTCGTGTAGTTGATGTGAAGTAG
- a CDS encoding phospholipase A: protein MKYKVIPLLLCPVLAYGKNITHISTYEDNYVLGTYTTDINQSAYSEVGSEMDSLQDFEVKFQISASIPFYRFSSGTALMGSYTQKSLWQLANSDISSPFRETNYKPQIFLAHQSNMLLFNHVEAGYKHESNGQSSALSRSWDRLYVAAERFSGPVEYGVHAWWVITTENDDIENFYAPYELWAKVYTRAGVINTRGFYNFEYDKGGVELGYTFYFNDILGVYLQGYHGYGETLIDYDHSQTRVGFGIKLMNL from the coding sequence ATGAAGTATAAAGTAATTCCACTATTGTTGTGTCCCGTACTCGCTTACGGAAAAAATATCACTCACATTTCTACCTATGAAGATAACTACGTTCTGGGTACTTATACCACTGACATCAATCAGAGCGCATATAGTGAGGTGGGTTCTGAAATGGATTCGCTACAAGATTTTGAAGTGAAGTTTCAGATCTCGGCGTCTATCCCATTCTATAGATTCAGTTCCGGCACCGCGTTGATGGGCTCTTACACTCAAAAATCGCTTTGGCAGTTAGCAAACTCCGACATTTCTTCTCCGTTCAGGGAGACGAATTACAAGCCACAGATTTTCCTTGCGCATCAATCGAATATGCTGTTATTTAACCATGTTGAAGCGGGATATAAGCATGAGTCGAATGGTCAATCCAGCGCTTTGTCCCGCAGTTGGGATCGGCTGTATGTCGCTGCGGAGCGCTTTTCTGGCCCCGTAGAATATGGAGTCCATGCTTGGTGGGTCATCACCACTGAGAATGACGACATAGAGAACTTTTATGCCCCCTATGAGTTGTGGGCGAAGGTATATACCCGTGCCGGAGTTATAAATACCCGAGGTTTCTATAACTTCGAATATGATAAAGGCGGCGTTGAGCTAGGCTATACGTTTTATTTCAATGACATTCTTGGTGTGTATCTTCAGGGCTATCACGGTTATGGTGAGACACTGATTGATTATGACCATTCGCAAACGCGTGTTGGCTTTGGTATTAAGCTGATGAATTTATAG